Proteins from a single region of Felis catus isolate Fca126 chromosome B4, F.catus_Fca126_mat1.0, whole genome shotgun sequence:
- the TMDD1 gene encoding transmembrane and death domain protein 1, whose translation MATGTATAARARVLALALWGWALAPAGALDAMGPHAAVRLAELLTPEECDHFQSLLKVPEPDVEAELARLSEDRLARAETPGPTSKPPGRLWRLWRRRRKRAAAESAEVSDGCRETLADWLAAEAPTLSWDRVARALRRCGRPDVARELGKNLHQQATLQLRKFGQAYLRPPAGPGPAPGPAPGPGPAPAAPPPPASAPPPRPRRAALPEPDWDQLQLIVERLPQAPYERNPAGWVGPLALGLLTGFVGALVAGALFITLTLWLTGGDGPGPSPGPSRRSPAQARGGRPPRPPLSAEQLEPSRARAARGPVPPRLSAPGRKTGAQPRQSAVFPVL comes from the coding sequence ATGGCAACGGGGACGGCGACGGCCGCGCGGGCCCGGGTCCTGGCGTTGGCGCTCTGGGGCTGGGCGCTGGCCCCGGCGGGGGCCTTGGACGCTATGGGCCCCCACGCGGCCGTCCGTCTGGCCGAGCTGCTGACCCCGGAGGAGTGCGACCATTTCCAGTCACTCCTGAAGGTGCCCGAGCCGGACGTCGAGGCCGAGCTGGCCCGGCTCTCTGAGGACAGGCTGGCCCGCGCGGAGACGCCGGGGCCCACGTCCAAGCCGCCGGGCAGGCTGTGGCGgctgtggcggcggcggcggaagCGGGCGGCGGCCGAGTCCGCGGAGGTGTCGGACGGCTGCCGGGAGACGCTGGCGGACTGGCTGGCGGCCGAGGCCCCGACCCTCTCTTGGGACCGCGTGGCTCGGGCGCTGCGGCGCTGCGGCCGGCCGGACGTGGCCCGGGAGCTGGGCAAGAACCTCCACCAGCAGGCGACGCTGCAGCTGCGCAAGTTCGGCCAGGCCTACCTGCGCCCGCcggccggccccggccccgcccccggccccgcccccggccccggccccgctcccgccgcgcccccgcccccggcctcggccccgcccccgcgcccccgccgcgCCGCCCTCCCGGAGCCCGACTGGGACCAGCTGCAGCTGATCGTGGAGCGTCTGCCCCAGGCACCGTACGAGCGCAACCCCGCCGGCTGGGTCGGGCCGCTGGCGCTCGGCCTCCTCACCGGCTTCGTGGGGGCGTTGGTCGCCGGGGCGCTGTTCATCACGCTCACGCTGTGGCTCACGGGCGGCGAcggccccggccccagccccggccctTCCCGGCGCAGTCCCGCCCAGGCGCGCGGCGGGCGGCCACCCAGGCCGCCCCTGTCTGCAGAGCAGCTCGAGCCGTCGAGGGCCCGGGCTGCACGCGGGCCGGTCCCCCCTCGCCTCAGTGCCCCCGGCCGTAAAACGGGAGCGCAGCCCCGGCAGAGTGCCGTCTTCCCCGTATTATAA